The following is a genomic window from Rhizobium sp. 11515TR.
CGCTGACCGATCTCGGCGTCATCCGCGACGTCGGCTGGCGAGACGATACGCTTGTCGTCACGGTGACGCCGACCTATTCGGGCTGCCCTGCCACGACGGTGATCAATCTCGATATTGAGCGGGCGCTGGCCGAAAAGGGCCTCGACCGCGTACGCCTCGAGCGGCAGCTGTCGCCCGCCTGGACGACCGACTGGATCAGTCCAGAAGGCCGTGAAAAGCTGCGCGCCTACGGCATCGCCCCGCCGACCGATGGCACTGCTGCAGACGGCATCTTGATGAAGCGGATCGACCGACTGTCAGGCCGTTCCAACCTCACCATCGCCTGCCCGCGCTGTGGATCTACAGCTACGGAAAAGATCAGCCAGTTCGGCTCGACGCCGTGCAAGGCGAGCTATCGCTGCACCGAGTGTCTGGAACCCTTCGATTACTTCAAATGTATTTGACCGCCAAAGGACGAGATCCGCATCCATGGCACGTTTTCATCCGCTGACTGTCACCGATGTTCGCCGTGAGACGCGCGATGCAGTCGTCGTCACGCTTGCGCCTGCGGAGGAGGATCGGGGCATCTTCGATTTCACGCAGGGCCAGTATCTTACCTTTCGCCACAAGTTCGATGATGAGGAGCTGCGCCGCTCTTATTCGATCTGCGCCGGCAAGGACGAGGGCGTGCTGAAGGTCGGCATCAAGCGCGTGGATGGCGGCTGCTTCTCCACATGGATCAATGAGAACCTGAAAGCCGGCGACACGTTGGAAGCCATGCCGCCGATGGGCGCTTTCTTCACCGTCATCGAACCCGATGTCGCAAGACACTATCTAGGCTTTGCTGGCGGCAGCGGCATCACGCCGGTGCTCTCCATCATCAAGACCGTGCTCGCGCGCGAGCCCCGCTCGGTCTTCACACTCGTCTATGCCAACCGGCAGATCAGCTCGATCATGTTCCGCGAGGAGCTCGACGACCTGAAGAACCTTTATCTCGGTCGCCTGTCGGTGCTGCATATTCTTGAAAGCGAGGCGCAGGAGATCGACCTTTTCACCGGTCGGATAGACGCGGAGAAGTGCAAAGCGCTCTTCAAGAGCTGGATCGACATCAAGTCGGTTGCGACAGCCTTCATCTGCGGTCCGGAGCCGATGATGCTGGCGATCGCCGCAGCGCTGCGCGAGCACGGCATGCGCGACGACCAAATCAAATTCGAACTTTTCGCCTCCGCGCAGCCCGGTCGAGCTCGCCTGAAGGTGGAGAGTGCTGCCGCCGCCGATCAGGGAGCGAGCTGCGAGGCGACGGTTACGCTCGATGGTGCAACGCGCATCTTCAAGTTTCCCAAGCACGGCAAGTCTCTGCTCGATGCGGCGCTCGAAAACACGATGGATGTTCCCTACGCCTGCAAGGCCGGTGTCTGTTCCACCTGCCGGGCCAAGGTTCTCGAAGGCGAGGTCGAGATGGAGGCCAATCACGCGCTCGAAGATTACGAGGTGCGCCAAGGCTACGTGCTGACCTGTCAGTGTTACCCGCTCACCGACCGCATCGTTGTCAGCTACGACCAATAGGGTCGCATCGAAGGGAGGAATAAGATGTCCGAGACGATGCCGATCGAAGAATATCTGCAGCAGGGCGGCATGCTGTCCTCGCCGGACAATGTGCCTCCTCGCTATCGCGGTGAACTCTTGCGGCTGACGGCGAGCTTTGTCGATAGCGAGCTGGCCGGTTCCGCCGGCTTTGCCGATATCATCAACGACGCGCCTGGCATTCAGGAGCGCATTTCTGCGGCACGCATCGTGCTGGAAAAGACCGATCATGCCGGGCAGGTCCTCAAGATCATGGAGACCTTCGGTGTCGATGGCGGCCGTTATGCCGCCCACCACCCCTGGGCGGCGCGGCTTGCCCGCGACGCCGATATAGGTGCTGTGAGGCACGGCGGCGATATGCGGCTTGCCGTCTTCCATTACCCGCTTGAAGGCTGGGAGGATGCTGTCGTCATGAATGTGCTCATGGGTGCTGCCAGTGTCGTGCAGCTGAAGGAGGTGTCGCGTATCTCCTACCAGCCGCTGGCCGAAACCTTCCGTGCCATCCTGCCGCGCGAAAGACGGCACGCCGAACTCGGTGCCGCCGGTCTTGCCCGCATCGTCGCCGACGATGAGGGTCGGGCCACAGCGCAGACTTCGGTCGCCTACTGGTACCCTCGTGTTGCCGCGAGCTTTGGTCATGCCGGCTCGGCACGCTTCGAAACATTGTCGCGTTTCGGCCTGCGACATCAGCCCAACGAAACTTTGCTTGCCGAATGGCGGGCTGATGTCGATGCGCAGCTCTCTGCGCTCGGCTTGATCTAGGTGAATCCGGGAAAGCCGCATGGCGGTTTCGGTCGGGATTGCCGGAAAAGATGAAGGAAGGAAGCACGGATGAACATCATGGCAAACCAGCCGCGCCGGCTTGAAAGCTATGTCGGGGGCAACTGGGTCGCCGGCGCCAAGGAAGGCGTGCCATTGCTTGATGCGTCGACCGGCGTGCCTGTCGCGTTCATCGATTCCTCTGGTATCGATTTCAAGCAGACATTGGCTCATGGCCGTAACAAGGGAGGACCGGCACTGCGGCGCATGTCATTCCACGAGCGCGCCGCAATGCTGAAGACGCTTGGGCAGGCGCTGCTCGAGAGGAAAGAAGAGTTCTACGCGCTCTCGACGGCGACGGGTGCCACGCGTGCGGACAGCTGGGTCGATATCGAAGGTGGCATCGGAACCCTGCTGTCCTATGCCTCCAAAGGTCGGCGCGAGCTGCCGAATGCACGCGTGCTGCTCGATGGCGATGCGGAGCAGCTCTCTAAGGACCAGAGTTTTTCGGCACAACATATCCTAAGCCCGCTGCAGGGCGTCGCCGTTCACATCAATGCCTTCAATTTCCCCTGCTGGGGCATGCTGGAAAAGGTTGCGCCGACATTGCTCGCCGGCGTTCCCGCCATCGTGAAACCGGCGAGCCAGACAGCCTATCTCACCGAGCTGATGGTTCGCCGCATCATCGAAACGGGCCTGCTGCCGGAAGGTGCGCTGCAGCTCGTTTGCGGCTCGGTCGGCGATCTCCTCGATCATGTCGAAGGCCAGGATGTGGTGACCTTTACCGGCTCTGCCGCAACCGGCCAGCGTCTCAAGACGCACAAGGCGATTATCGAAAATTCCGTGCGCTTCACCATGGAGGCCGATAGCCTCAACGCGGCCGTCCTCGGACTCGATGCGGCACCCGGCACGGAGGAGTTCGACCTCTTCGTCAAGGAAGTCGCTCGCGAGATGACGGTCAAGGCGGGCCAGAAATGCACGGCCATCCGCCGCGTCATTGCACCCCGCTCCTATAGCGAAGCGCTCATTGTGGCCTTGAACGATCGTCTCGGTAAGACGGCAATCGGCAATCCGGCCGATGAGACGGTTCGCATGGGGCCGCTTGCAAGCCTCGACCAGCGCGAGGAGGTGCGGGCGCGCATCCGGGATCTTGCTGCCGATGCCGAGATCGTCGGCGGCGATCCCGATAATCCACACGTGATGTCCGGCGATGCGAGCGCCGGCGCCTTTCTCAATCCGGTCCTGCTCTATTGCGACAAGCCGGGCTCTGCGCGTGCCATTCACGATGTCGAGGCCTTCGGCCCGGTCAGCACCGTTATGCCCTTTGACACGGCGGAAGAGGCGGTCGATCTGGCACGCCGCGGCAAGGGCAGCCTCGTTGCCTCCGTCTTCACCAACGATCCGCATTTCGCCGAGGACGTTGTTCTCGGTCTGGCGCCGTTCCATGGGCGCGTGATGATCGGCAACCGCTTGAGTGCCAAGAGCTCCACGGGGCACGGCTCACCGCTGCCGGGCCTCGTTCACGGTGGTCCCGGCCGCGCCGGCGGCGGCGAGGAGCTCGGTGGCATTCGCGGCGTCAAGCATTACATGCAGCGCACTGCCGTGCAGGGCACTCCACGTCTGCTCTCGGCCGTGATGGGACGCTGGACGGAGGGTGCGGACGCCCACGCCGACAGCGAGCATCCGTTCCGCAAATCGCTGTCGGAGCTCAAGATCGGCGATCAGCTCGTCACCGCCACGCGCACGGTCACGCTGGAGGATATCGAGCACTTCGCCCATTTCACCGGCGATACCTTCTATGCCCATATGGATGAGGCGGCGGCCAAGGCCAATCCGTTCTTCGAGGGGCGTGTGGCGCATGGTTATCTCATC
Proteins encoded in this region:
- the paaD gene encoding 1,2-phenylacetyl-CoA epoxidase subunit PaaD gives rise to the protein MATALHPSVDEVWHWLSKVPDPEIPVISLTDLGVIRDVGWRDDTLVVTVTPTYSGCPATTVINLDIERALAEKGLDRVRLERQLSPAWTTDWISPEGREKLRAYGIAPPTDGTAADGILMKRIDRLSGRSNLTIACPRCGSTATEKISQFGSTPCKASYRCTECLEPFDYFKCI
- the paaE gene encoding 1,2-phenylacetyl-CoA epoxidase subunit PaaE, with protein sequence MARFHPLTVTDVRRETRDAVVVTLAPAEEDRGIFDFTQGQYLTFRHKFDDEELRRSYSICAGKDEGVLKVGIKRVDGGCFSTWINENLKAGDTLEAMPPMGAFFTVIEPDVARHYLGFAGGSGITPVLSIIKTVLAREPRSVFTLVYANRQISSIMFREELDDLKNLYLGRLSVLHILESEAQEIDLFTGRIDAEKCKALFKSWIDIKSVATAFICGPEPMMLAIAAALREHGMRDDQIKFELFASAQPGRARLKVESAAAADQGASCEATVTLDGATRIFKFPKHGKSLLDAALENTMDVPYACKAGVCSTCRAKVLEGEVEMEANHALEDYEVRQGYVLTCQCYPLTDRIVVSYDQ
- a CDS encoding Phenylacetic acid catabolic protein, producing the protein MSETMPIEEYLQQGGMLSSPDNVPPRYRGELLRLTASFVDSELAGSAGFADIINDAPGIQERISAARIVLEKTDHAGQVLKIMETFGVDGGRYAAHHPWAARLARDADIGAVRHGGDMRLAVFHYPLEGWEDAVVMNVLMGAASVVQLKEVSRISYQPLAETFRAILPRERRHAELGAAGLARIVADDEGRATAQTSVAYWYPRVAASFGHAGSARFETLSRFGLRHQPNETLLAEWRADVDAQLSALGLI
- the paaZ gene encoding phenylacetic acid degradation bifunctional protein PaaZ; this translates as MNIMANQPRRLESYVGGNWVAGAKEGVPLLDASTGVPVAFIDSSGIDFKQTLAHGRNKGGPALRRMSFHERAAMLKTLGQALLERKEEFYALSTATGATRADSWVDIEGGIGTLLSYASKGRRELPNARVLLDGDAEQLSKDQSFSAQHILSPLQGVAVHINAFNFPCWGMLEKVAPTLLAGVPAIVKPASQTAYLTELMVRRIIETGLLPEGALQLVCGSVGDLLDHVEGQDVVTFTGSAATGQRLKTHKAIIENSVRFTMEADSLNAAVLGLDAAPGTEEFDLFVKEVAREMTVKAGQKCTAIRRVIAPRSYSEALIVALNDRLGKTAIGNPADETVRMGPLASLDQREEVRARIRDLAADAEIVGGDPDNPHVMSGDASAGAFLNPVLLYCDKPGSARAIHDVEAFGPVSTVMPFDTAEEAVDLARRGKGSLVASVFTNDPHFAEDVVLGLAPFHGRVMIGNRLSAKSSTGHGSPLPGLVHGGPGRAGGGEELGGIRGVKHYMQRTAVQGTPRLLSAVMGRWTEGADAHADSEHPFRKSLSELKIGDQLVTATRTVTLEDIEHFAHFTGDTFYAHMDEAAAKANPFFEGRVAHGYLIVSFAAGLFVDPAPGPVLANYGVDNLRFLTPVNPGDTLQVQLTCKEINPRINAEHGEVRWDCKVTNQLDAVVAQYDVLTMVAKRRE